The DNA segment agctgattctttaactcacgcatctctgacggagccagacgatacggtgctctagaaataggcgaagtacccggcatcaactctatgccaaactcgacttccctagcaggaggaaaacccggaatctcatcaggaaacacatctggaaattcatccacaataggaattctctctatcccaatactctcagcggacaaatcaactgcatagataaggtagccttccccgctagactctagagctcgacaggctctcaaagctgataccaaaggcatcgggggtcgcgctccttcaccatagaaaaaccaactctcactcccttccggatgaaagcgtactaatctctgatagcagtccactgaagctcgataggtagtcaacacatctattcccagaatgcaatcaaagtcgtccatcgccaggaccatgagattcgccaacagaacgttcccttcgaactctaaagggcaacccatcactagacgcttagccaaagcagattggcccgtcggagtagaaacagacatcactacgtctagtgcaatgcatggtaacttatgcctcttaacaaaacgtgcagaaatgaaggaatgagatgcaccagtgtcaataagtacaagagcaggtataccataaagcataaatgtacctgcaatgactttctcattctcctccacagcctgatcatgtctcagggcaaacacctggccagaagctcgtggcctcaaatgagagctcccagcagactgtccctgcgacctctgctgtacggtagcctgagaacccgatcctgaaccagaaccagaaccacctcccccagacattgggcaatctctccggatatgaccagtctctccacaacgaaaacaagctccagaagctctacggcacttgtcggatggatggttcttcccacagtgatcacacttctccttcttaccataacggacaatacctccagaaccagaggaagaagaagatctagacttcttgaaagtttgggcacggggacccaaagaactagcaggcctcgactgagagaaagacctgttccgccgaatgctgtcctccgcctggtgacaacggctcaccaaaccctcgtaggacatgtcgtcgccaaccgccacacggtcatggatctcagggttaaggccctgaagaaacagattatacttcatctctgagctatcagaaATCTCGGGgtaataggatagcagatcaaagaacctctgctgatactcatcgatagacatggctccctgtcgcagactcagtagctcgcctgccttcgactgacggagtgcaggaggaaaataccgcttttggaaagctgtgcggaactcggcccaggtggccactcctctcgtcgtaacaaaaggtgcagaagtaaacctccaccacctacgcgcacgtccatccagaagatagccaatggtctccaccttctgctcatcggtgcattggaaagtctgaaaagtcgtctccatgcgatctaaccagttctccgcatcctccggagactctcctccaactaagggcttgggacccatagctaagaatcgacgcacagtgaaacgctcgtcgtcatgatgacgatgacgccgctctcgacgaggctcccggttggcatcaccccaacgcccaccaacactgccatgagaactctgatcgtcacgatttgacatctacaaaaatacctcaagatgagactaaatcccaagaaatcttttgcatgctctgataccataaatgtagtgacccttacccggatcacctactaaacagaacttaggcatgcaatttaacttaataaaacagatatcagaataaaactgcggaaaccaataacattatacaatcccaagtaaaggaatctataattatccaataatatacaaccaaatcgaatagctgtataaacccaaacaacagtaataaaacctagacgaagctccagctggccaaccactgactagcccctcctggatccaccctcctcgtccaatcgcaaacctgccccatggaatagggtgtccagaaaatacagagtacgatacgtgagcataaaacgctcagtgcgagagtatgagtatacatgcatgcaaagtgaactccctatagactcgaggtcaaggatcagataacagagacagaccgggccctggtatgtagcacgctgtgccgtcgcttcaggaggtggctcccataccgagataatcgtggatacgccagacccaaatcgatggaagtccatccactaacaggatagggtacaaccctactaacagacatctcgaaggagatacagcaagatgcaaatgaatgcagcataatatcatggcatataaatcatgcagtcacataatacatgcatactcagtcaggatatctcgaacagtactttcgtacctcaatacagtgcaagctctaccaactctaggtccacgcctatagtcttctctacactgccaaatgatactactatcattaaagtgctctaaaagccttaactaagctattgcatactcctaaatatttatagggagcaaaagctataccttcgtccgtcgttagccctttgatgtcgatgcctccagaacttgggcacaactccgctacgactaccgaacgcctcgccgacctccggaccaagcctaagaagactagaacaactccaaaaggactagaaaggaaaggagaactcggaattggcaaatgaaggtgaagtctcggccttctatttatagacaacgatcggaacttctgatccttgatcggaacgtccgaacctcgatcggaacgtccgatcctgccatcggagcttccaaagatcctgatccgccacgtgtcaaaatatcacttgatgactccggataggggtgatcggagcttccggtcctgatcggagcttccgatccaaccacacgtcatgcctgacgtaataacatcggtgcctccgatcgctcatcggagcttccgatcctgttcggagcttccgatcgtgccttcggagcttccgatccgtccgatacctaatttaattaattagcattaatcctttaattactcaattagggcacgggctactacatgatccgcgctcgctaaccagctatgctctgcatcaatgCCTGTCAGTTGACATTttttgctcacgatctaccgtcagcgttcttcttgtattcatataatgcttttgaacatgaagtttcccgtatgtctaccgaacgcatcgatatatgcataccggcaaaactatgttctgcatgagtttaatgaccttacacTCAAACCCAGTCATGCCTTAGCCActtgaggcattccctggtgaaggtctatctgacaatcccTTCAACTACgattggagaatcttcagagtagtgtcctCATGTtatggactgtacagatgcaaacatcaagtatgtcccaaccaatcctttgccactgcctctggtatccggtactcgatccaaggctaggatccacatgagtagaagtctcgAAAGCTCGAACATGATCCATCACTCATATCCGCACTTGctagaatcccataagccaaatcttcagcaATCCTgctgatgatgatagtcttcgggaaaCCTAATCGCCTCATCATCGGTTCTTttaaaggtctcatcaatcctacaaggataacttAAAGTTTCAATACTATATCTCAAGcctcttgcatgcagctctaataccataaatgtagcgacccgacccagatccactacctaatcagatttAAGagaattaagcatgcattaaataaattgctgcggaagactcaaataaaaacagatcggcagaatacaatcggttaaacaaattcgattatacaacccaatcgaataaactttaaataaaacctacagctaatcttgttGTCTTCGAGGGTCACTGGCATTTCCAAGCTCCTGGTACtcgatcctgcacctacacctgccccgtcaaatggggtatccagatacatagaaaagactggacgtgagtctaagctcaatacaaaagcacagataaacataaaaatatgatgcatgcaaatgacaggataTCCATATtagggataactgtatacaaactgctcagactggcgcctgggatatgagCTCGTCACATTGGGATAGCTAACCACTatgtgcgaccactcactcccgaatATCGGACGCAGAACATGGAGTCCTCTAGAtaccagtacctaagggtactcgatatcaaatgtccaaacagggctgagcaacccctaattagctcatctcaaaagatgtatagatgtacatgcacaatatgatatgtgCATGccacataacaataataacaagcaaacacataaatgcaacatataagcatgcatatccactggaaatctcagtcagtacatacgtaccttactacaggcagccctagcagtcccactctaggttccaagcctatcattaactctacaatgaaaatacccatgcatcattcaataagctctaaaagtcttaactaagctaacagatactcctaaataatttaagcaGATCATAGATATacatgcatccgtcgtcagcccactgatagcgattatcccgcaactaggggcacacccctgctgcagctccacaaccTCGAGCATGGCTCTACTACACGatcactgctccgctactatgtcagacactgtctgactaggctaaaatatatttcctactccaactctaaaataagagtacccaaagccctaaaatagagtcaTACGGGCGAAGGATGGGATTCAGAATTGGTAAGAAATGAAatcctcggaccttatatttataggacacgatcggaacctccgttgtcgcatcggagcttccgatagcCCTTATCTTCCACTTGTTGTTCTCTCGTTGGCTGGCCGCGGATAGGGGAAATTGGAACCTCCGTtcttgatcggagcttccgttgttGCTtgtgtcatggctgacgtaatattatcgGATTTTTCGTTAcacatcggagctttcgatcaccatcggagcttccgattgtcACAATGGATCTTTCGTTCttggtcacccttcgggccatttccGATCTTTCTGAGTCCATTCTCGAAGTTATTTAATccatctggaatttccttaatcatgtattaataagtcaaaacatgatcacatgattaacatgctcattaatcgctaattacagatacgggttactacacacTACATGATGGATTTTACATCGGCACTGGCTCATCAATTTTCGAGTGTTGCGAGTTCTTCATATCCATTCCCTCCACCACCGCAGTGGCAGCCCACACATGGTCCTACTGAGCAGCCCCCTCCTTTTGATGATGAGGATGGTGGCGACCACTGATGATTGTTACTTGAGGTACATGTCCTTTACTTTTTCTTGTCATGTCATCTGTTCCGTCATCATCCACTGATTTCATTGATACAAACCCTCTTGTAGAACACTGGTAGTGGATTGCCTCATTTTCCAATTCATCAAAATTCATGTATTCAATGTAATCCCTAGTAGCAGTGAAAAGTACAACATGCCATGTAGGATCTTGAGGATCTTCAATGTAAAATACCTGCTTTGCTTGACTGCCCAAGATAAAAGAGTCAGACTTGAATCCAATTCTGTTGAGGTTTACCAACGTAAAACCAAGATCATCAACTTTAATACCGTTATTATTCTCAACCCAATTGCATTTAAACATTGGAACCTGAAATTTGTGATAATCGAgttcccatatttcttgaataaCTCCATAAAAAATCATGTCTGACACAATTGGATTTTTGTCCTTCGCACTAGCAACTTGCATTGTCTTTGCGACTAAGCTTACCCAGAGTTTTGAACAACTCGTGTATTATCACGCTCTTTTTTATGATAAGTAACTCCGTTAATCAAATAACTAGAGTACTTTAACACTTGATTGTTAGGTCCATGCGCTATCCACTTCAATCTTTCGGATATTTGACAGGTGGAATTGCCAACTGCACTCACACGATCACGTAACCAGTGAATAAAAGTCCGGTTATGCTCATATTGTAACCACTTTTTGGACTTAGCTTTATGAGGAAACGTTTCCTTCAAAAAGTCCATGTGTTTCCTAATGAAACGATTACTGATAAGTTAACCAATAGAATGTAAGTAAAGTGAAAAGAATATTAATAGTTAAGAGAAATTACTAGATATAAGGATCGATGTCAACATCATTTTCCAATACATAATGATGTGCTTGATTCAACTCATCATGACAAGTGGAGTGCAATACTGAACCAGACATAGGCTTAGTAAGTTGTATTTACCGATGTCTTGATGGGATCCCAATTGTATGCACATTAGACATGTAATCGGAGAAAAATTCCACAGCCTCTTCAGCAATATAACATTCGGCTATACACCCTTCAGGACGATTGCGATTTCGCACATAGTCTTTCAAGGTCTTCATGAATCTTTCAAATGGGTACATCTGCCTATACCAAACTGGTCCACACAATTTGACCTCCCAAACAAGATGAACAGTTAAATGAATCATTATATCAAAAAAAGATGcgggaaaatatttttcaagcaaACACAATACTGTCACAATCTCTCTTTGCAGAGCATCCAACTCTGAAACATCTATCACTTTATTACATAACACATTGAAGAAGCCACAAAACCGAGTGATAGAATCTCTAACATGTTTAGGCAAGACACCACGGATGACGACTGGAAGCAATTGTTGCATGAAAGTATGATAGTTGTGTGATTTAAGGCCAACAAGTTTCAAGACTTTCATCGACACAAGATTTTTAACATTGGATGAATAACCTGTAGGGACCTTTGTTTCAAACAAAGAATTGCAAAGTTTTCTTTTCTCAGCCTTAATTAGAGTATAACATGCTGCTGGTAAAAAAGTTCTCTTCTTTCCCATATTTGGTGCCAAATCAGTCCTCAAATTCATCTCCACAAGATCTAGTCTTGCTGCTACCCAGTCCTTTGATTTTCCAGGAATGTCAAGTAACGTACCGACCAGACTTTCACAAACATTTTTTTCAATGTGCGTCACATCAAGAACATGCCGAATATGTAGATGTTTCCAatactcaagctcaaagaaTATAGATTTCTTTTTCCAGCAAGATATTTTATCACCATGCTGCATCTGACACTTCCCACTCACTTTTCCCGTGCGATAattaattctttcaactctatCTAAAATTTCATGCCCAGTTAATGGTTTCGGTGCTGGGTTTAACTCTTGGTTCCCATTAAATGCTTTTTCCTGCCTTCGATAAGGATGACTTGGAGGAAGAAATCTTCTATGACCTGTGTATGACATTTTTCTACTATGCTTCAACCTTGTAGAACATGTTTCTTCCCCACAAAAAGGACATGCATGATATCCTTTCACAACACAACCTGACATGTTCCCATATGCAGGAAAATCATTAATTGTCCACAATAAGACAGCTCTAAGCGAGAAACTTTCTTCTCGACATGCATCATATGCCTCAACACCTATAtcccataatttttttaagtcaaaaatcAAAGGTGCTAAGTAAACGTCAATATCATTTCCCGGCTGTTTGGGACCAGAAATCAACAAAGTGAGCATCATAAAATTTCTCTTCATACACAACCATGGAGGAAGATTGTAAGTTATCATCACAACTGGCCAACAACTATATGCAGAACTCATCAAACGATGAGGATTGATCCCATCTGCTGATAAGGACAATCTAAGATTTCTAGGTTCAGCAGCAAAATCTGACCAATTGTGATCAACTACTTTCCAAGCGGGCGCATCGACCGGATGACG comes from the Henckelia pumila isolate YLH828 chromosome 1, ASM3356847v2, whole genome shotgun sequence genome and includes:
- the LOC140874134 gene encoding uncharacterized protein, with the protein product MDKEWMSKNRLSHEYEVGVESFLQFAMRNATDPNEIACPCSRCGNLKLKDVGTIRAHLCCNGIDLTYPKWIWHGERSTIENSMNYSDQVGRDEQKTFAEDPFDMVHAAYDSYAENPNQFHKLLEDAEKPLFPGCTKFTKLSALVKLYNLKAKYSWSDKSFTDLLILFGEMLPDDNELPSSLYDAKKSLCALGMNYVKIHSCPNDCILYRKEYEDFSNCPICRISRWKLGKNSTINEGVPAKVLWYFPPIPRLQRLFRNKEICKELTWHADKIICDGHLRHPVDAPAWKVVDHNWSDFAAEPRNLRLSLSADGINPHRLMSSAYSCWPVVMITYNLPPWLCMKRNFMMLTLLISGPKQPGNDIDVYLAPLIFDLKKLWDIGVEAYDACREESFSLRAVLLWTINDFPAYGNMSGCVVKGYHACPFCGEETCSTRLKHSRKMSYTGHRRFLPPSHPYRRQEKAFNGNQELNPAPKPLTGHEILDRVERINYRTGKVSGKCQMQHGDKISCWKKKSIFFELEYWKHLHIRHVLDVTHIEKNVCESLVGTLLDIPGKSKDWVAARLDLVEMNLRTDLAPNMGKKRTFLPAACYTLIKAEKRKLCNSLFETKVPTGYSSNVKNLVSMKVLKLVGLKSHNYHTFMQQLLPVVIRGVLPKHVRDSITRFCGFFNVLCNKVIDVSELDALQREIVTVLCLLEKYFPASFFDIMIHLTVHLVWEVKLCGPVWYRQMYPFERFMKTLKDYVRNRNRPEGCIAECYIAEEAVEFFSDYMSNVHTIGIPSRHRNRFIRKHMDFLKETFPHKAKSKKWLQYEHNRTFIHWLRDRVSAVGNSTCQISERLKWIAHGPNNQVLKYSSYLINGVTYHKKERDNTRVVQNSG